From the genome of Nitrospirota bacterium:
GATCCTAAGGTGCTTTATCATGAACCAGCTTCTGGTGGGCAGCACCAAGCGCACGGCCTTTTCGGACGGCGCAGGGGGGTTCTATCCTCCCGGACTTCTGGTGATCAGCCCTTCCATGAAATGCAACCTCAACTGCTTTGGCTGTTATGCAGGCATGTACAAAAAGGACGAGGACCTTCCCTATGAGGTTATCGACCGCGTATTGACCGAGGCAAAGGCGATGGGCGTTTACTTTATCGTCGTCTCCGGCGGGGAGCCCTTCTTCAGAAAAGACCTTCTCGATCTCTTCGAAAAACATAATGATATGGCCTTCCATGTCTTTACCCACGGCGGACTGCTTGACGAGAAGCTTGTTGCAAGGCTTGCAAAGCTCGGCAATGTCCTGCCTGCCATCAGCGTTGAGGGGTTTAAGGAAGAGACAGACAAACGCAGGGGAGAGGGCCACTATGAGCGGGTGCTGAAGGCGATGAAGCTCCTGAAGGAAGCAGGCGTGCTTTTTGGATACTCGGCGACCATGACCCGCCAGAATGCTGATATCATGGTATCTGACAAGTTCGTGGACCACTGGATGGCCCAGGGCACGACGGTCGGCTGGTATTTCCTGTACACGCCTGTCGGCCGTGAGCCGAACTGGGACCTTGTGCCGACGCCTGAACAGCGCGAGATGCTGAGGGCCCGTGTGGCCTATTTCCGGACCTGCAAAGAGATGCTCTTCGGCGATTTCTGGAATGACGGGCCTGTTGTGGGCGGCTGTATTGCAGGAGGCAGGAAATACTTCCATATCAATTCAAAGGGGGATGTTGAGCCCTGCGTCTTCTGCCATTTTGCTTCCCATAATATCAAGAATGTAAGTCTTCAGGAGGCGGTCACCTCTCCGCTCTTTAAGAAGATCCAATCATATCAGAAGACGCATGACAACAAACTGAGGCCCTGCATGATTATTGACCACCCCAATGTGTACCGCGATGTCTGCAGGATGCCGGGGGTCTATTTCACGCATCAGGGAGCCGAGAACATTGTCGAAGGGTTCGCCGAAAAGATCGATGACTATTCAGTCAAATGGGGCAAGCTTGCCGACAAGGCGTGGGAAGAGAACTATCAGAAGAAGGAGTAATATTGGCTGCTGCTGTTATGCCAGGACCTTCTGCAGTGAACTGCTTATCTCCTGGAGGGAAAACGGTTTTTTCAGCACATCACTGAATCCGTATTTTTTGTACTCTGCCATGACCGGGTCTGCTGAATAGCCGCTTGCAACAATTGCCCTGACCGTCGGATCAATCTTGCGGAGTTCCTGCAACGTATCTCTGCCGCCCATACCTCCTGGTATCGTCAGGTCAAGAATGACTGCAGCAAACGGACGGTCAGATTTTGCCGCTTCCCGGTAGCATTCAACTGCCTCGGCCCCGTTTTTAACAAGTGTTATGTCATACCCGAGTTCGATCAGCATATTTTCGGTGACTTCCCTGACGATCTCTTCATCGTCCATAAGCAGGATGCTTCCTTTGCCTGTCCCTGGTGCGCCCTCATCAGCTTCGGGCATGACACTCTTTTCGGATGCCGGCAGATAGAGATAAAACGTTGTGCCTTCACCGGCAATAGACTCGGCCGTAATCATGCCTCCATGCCTTTTGATTATAGAATAGGCCGTCGCAAGCCCGAGACCCGAGCCTTTGCCTCTTGTGGTGAAATAGGGATCAAAAATTTTGTCTAAATGTTCAGGCGGAATGCCGATGCCCTCATCCTTTATCGATATCCTGATATACTTGCCATCCGGCAGTATGGTCGTGCCGGCAGATCTGCCGTCGAGAATAATATTTTCAGCCCTTGCCTCTATTTTGCCGCCCTCAGGCATGGCCCATTTTGCATTAATGATAAGGTTATGGATGACCTGGCTCAGTTGACCTCTGTCGATATCAACCGGCCACAGACCGTCAGGGAAGAAGAAATTGCAGATGATGCTGGAGCCTGAGAGCGTAAACTTGGCCGAGTCCATTATCAGTCCGCTGATATAGGTGGTTTTCAGCAACGGTGCCCCGCCCTTGGAAAACGTAAGCAGCTGATAGGCCAGGTCCTTGGCACGAAATGCTGCCTTCTCAACGCCTGCAAGTCTCTCTGCGATCTTTTCCTTATCCTCTTTCTCGAGTTTTCTTTTTGCGAGGGTAATGTTGCCGAGTATGCCCACAAGGATATTATTGAAGTCATGAGCAATGCCGCCGGCAAGCAACCCCAGAGACTCAATATTCCTCGCCTTCATCAGCTCATTCTCAATTTTCCGCTTCTCGGTGACGTCACGGAACGCCAGGACTGCGCCTATTATCCTTCCACTTTCGTCAATAATCGGAGCTCCGCTGTCAGCGATATCCCTTTCAGTTCCGTCTCTGCCTATCAGGATCGTGTGATTGGCAAGCTCCACAATCCTGCCGGTACTCATGACCTTTTCGACAGGATTTTCGACTGTCTCCCGCGTCTTTTCGTTGACGATATGGAAAATTTCCTGCACCGGTTTGCCGCCGGCCGCTTCCTGTTTCCAGCCGGTAAGGGTTTCTGCTACGATGTTTAACAGAACGACGTTGCCGTTGATGTCGGTGGTTATGACGCCGTCTCCTATTGAGCGGAGCGTTACCAGCAGCCGTTCTTTCTCCGAGAGGAGCTCATGTCGTGAATCCCGGAGCGCCCTTGTCATGATGTTGAACGAGGATGTAAGCTCGCCTATTTCATCGCTTGAGGTATGGGCCATTTCGATATCGAGATTTCCCCTGGTCAGTTCAGCAACATTCTCCTTCAGATCCAGGAGCGGCTGCGCTATCTTTTTCGAAAATACGTAGCCCTGGATCAGCGCTATGATAACGCCTCCGAGGATGATCGCAAGCCCATACATCTGGAAGTGGGAGGCTTTTTGTAGCGCAGTCCTGTGGGCATCTTCGCTCATTACCGCCTCAGCGATAGCAAGGTCAACGCCGTGTTGACGTATGTCAGAGGCGACCTCATTAAAGGTCCTTATTTCTGTCTCGTGCCCTGCCGGAATAAAATGTCCGGACAGAGACATGTCCCGGTCATAAGCCTTCAGCAGAGATTCACCTGTTGACAGAAGTCTGGCTGACTTTGCCTTGATCTTCTCGACGTATTCCCTTGCCTCCGGTACCTTAACCGCAATATCAAGAACCTTGATTTCCTGAACGAGTGAATTGTAACGGTCGAAGAATTTCTCCCGGTCCTCCTTATTTTGGAGGGTCAGAAAAAGGATAAGATGTCCTTCGGTTCTTTTTGCATAACTCGAGACCTCGGTTGCAGAAGTGATGATGCTCCTGAAATGTTTCTCGGAGCTTTCGAAGGATGTTACGATATCGTTGCGCGAGAAATAGCCGAAAATTCCGATTGTAATGACCAGAACGATGATAATGATATTTCCTGAGATCAGTCTGTGGCTTATCTTCATGTCTTTCTACTAAAATATCTTAATTGCTGCAGGTTTATCAATGAGGAGCATTGGTGAGATGCCGAAGGAGCGGTCTGCATGACAGGGAGAAGCCGGCCTTAATCAAAAGTAACTCTTTCTATCGTAAAAGAATTTTGATACTATCAATCATGGTTTGGATCCGGCCCCTCTCTTTGTATCGGTACTGGTCATTGCGTCCGGCATGGTTTTTTGTATGCCTGATCGCCTGCTCCATAACCTCCTGCGCCCCAAAAGAGCTTGTTCGGCAGCCTGGGCTTGAGCCCTACTCAGGCCCGGTCACGGTCGAGGTCTTAACGCATTCCATCGGGTTCAGGGACACGAAGACTATCAAGGCGCTGACTGACGTCAGGATATTCAAAGACGGGGAGCCTGCAGGCAGTTTCAGCGGCATTTTCGGCTATCAGGCCCCTGATCTTCTCAAGACCGGCTTCTTCGGTCCTTTTGGCATCACCGTAATGGAGTTTCTGATCGCCCATGATATGGTCCAGGTCTACGTGCCGCCCAAAAATATCCTCTATGAGATGAGGTCTCCCGAGCTATCGTTTTCCTCCTTGATGAACGGGAAGTTCCGTTATGTCATGCAGGAGGAAGGGGACTCCTATGTCCTGCTTGCCTACGATTCTGCTTCGGACGCAGCAGCACCGACCATGAAATATCTCTTCGACAAGACTTATCTTCTGAACCGGCGGATTATTATCTATCGGGAAGGGGAGGCGGTCATAACGATCGATTTTGACGGTTTTAACGGAAAGGTACCGGAAAAGACAAAACTTTCATTCGGCAGGGGGACCGAGATGCATATCACACTCCGGGAGCCGGAATATGATACGGATATCCCTTCCGGCTATTTTAAGGAGATCGAACATACGGATAAGCAGGTGCTGCCTTTTCAGGATCTCCTCAAACGTTTTGATCCCAGGCGGTAGCTGATGTTCATCGCAAAATAGGGCAGGATGTTCTGTATCTTTGCGGGCATTCTCTTGAGAATAGAACCGAGCGAATAGGTCTTCAGATATGCCTCAAGAGTCTTTTGATGCAGTTCCTCTGCGGGGATATTTTTTGGCTTATACACGATATGATACCGGTCGTATTTTTCCCAGTTGTGGTGCAGGATCCTTCCCTGCTTTGACATCTCTTCAAAAAGTTTCGTGCCGGGGAAGGGGGTGAGTTTGCAATAGTTGGCGACCTCAAGCCTGTTGTTCATCACGAAATCGACCGTGCTGTCGAAAATGTCCGGGGTGTCATGGTCAAAGCCGAAGATGAATGAGCCATGCACGCCGATGCCTGCTGACCTGATCTCACTTACATGCTCGGCATACTGTTCTGCCTTCCTCAGTTTTTTCATGTCCGCCGAATTGTTGGCATTTACGCTTTCAAATCCGATCAGCAGGCCGGCACAGCCGCTCTCTGCTGCAAGCCGCAACAGTTCATTGTCCCTTGCTATGTCTATGGATGACTGAGCGACCCATCGCTGCT
Proteins encoded in this window:
- a CDS encoding radical SAM protein, with the protein product MNQLLVGSTKRTAFSDGAGGFYPPGLLVISPSMKCNLNCFGCYAGMYKKDEDLPYEVIDRVLTEAKAMGVYFIVVSGGEPFFRKDLLDLFEKHNDMAFHVFTHGGLLDEKLVARLAKLGNVLPAISVEGFKEETDKRRGEGHYERVLKAMKLLKEAGVLFGYSATMTRQNADIMVSDKFVDHWMAQGTTVGWYFLYTPVGREPNWDLVPTPEQREMLRARVAYFRTCKEMLFGDFWNDGPVVGGCIAGGRKYFHINSKGDVEPCVFCHFASHNIKNVSLQEAVTSPLFKKIQSYQKTHDNKLRPCMIIDHPNVYRDVCRMPGVYFTHQGAENIVEGFAEKIDDYSVKWGKLADKAWEENYQKKE
- a CDS encoding response regulator, whose protein sequence is MKISHRLISGNIIIIVLVITIGIFGYFSRNDIVTSFESSEKHFRSIITSATEVSSYAKRTEGHLILFLTLQNKEDREKFFDRYNSLVQEIKVLDIAVKVPEAREYVEKIKAKSARLLSTGESLLKAYDRDMSLSGHFIPAGHETEIRTFNEVASDIRQHGVDLAIAEAVMSEDAHRTALQKASHFQMYGLAIILGGVIIALIQGYVFSKKIAQPLLDLKENVAELTRGNLDIEMAHTSSDEIGELTSSFNIMTRALRDSRHELLSEKERLLVTLRSIGDGVITTDINGNVVLLNIVAETLTGWKQEAAGGKPVQEIFHIVNEKTRETVENPVEKVMSTGRIVELANHTILIGRDGTERDIADSGAPIIDESGRIIGAVLAFRDVTEKRKIENELMKARNIESLGLLAGGIAHDFNNILVGILGNITLAKRKLEKEDKEKIAERLAGVEKAAFRAKDLAYQLLTFSKGGAPLLKTTYISGLIMDSAKFTLSGSSIICNFFFPDGLWPVDIDRGQLSQVIHNLIINAKWAMPEGGKIEARAENIILDGRSAGTTILPDGKYIRISIKDEGIGIPPEHLDKIFDPYFTTRGKGSGLGLATAYSIIKRHGGMITAESIAGEGTTFYLYLPASEKSVMPEADEGAPGTGKGSILLMDDEEIVREVTENMLIELGYDITLVKNGAEAVECYREAAKSDRPFAAVILDLTIPGGMGGRDTLQELRKIDPTVRAIVASGYSADPVMAEYKKYGFSDVLKKPFSLQEISSSLQKVLA